One genomic region from Conexibacter woesei DSM 14684 encodes:
- a CDS encoding phosphoadenylyl-sulfate reductase, giving the protein MSTTAPTDTSLTADAESLSAEEVLARMVDRFHPQLFLACSFQQEESVLIDLLLRIEPNARIFTLDTGVLFPETYETWRTMEQRYDTQFETFRGMSLARQAADHGPELWKSNPDLCCAIRKVAPLREALSQVDAWTVGVRRDQAPTRANTPKIGWDAKHGIWKAAPLADWSDRDIWRYIHEHDLPYNPLHDRGYASIGCTHCTLPAADRSGRWAGNGKVECGLHG; this is encoded by the coding sequence ATGAGCACGACCGCTCCCACCGACACCTCCCTGACCGCCGACGCGGAGTCGCTGAGCGCCGAAGAAGTGCTCGCGCGGATGGTCGACCGCTTCCACCCGCAGCTGTTCCTGGCGTGCTCGTTCCAGCAGGAGGAGTCGGTCCTGATCGACCTCTTGCTGAGAATCGAGCCCAACGCCCGCATCTTCACGCTCGACACGGGTGTTCTCTTCCCCGAGACCTACGAGACGTGGAGAACGATGGAGCAGCGGTACGACACGCAGTTCGAGACCTTCCGCGGCATGTCGCTCGCGCGGCAGGCGGCCGACCACGGCCCCGAGCTGTGGAAGAGCAACCCCGACCTGTGCTGCGCGATTCGCAAGGTCGCCCCGCTGAGAGAGGCGCTGAGCCAGGTCGACGCCTGGACCGTCGGCGTCCGCCGCGACCAGGCCCCGACGCGGGCGAACACGCCGAAGATCGGCTGGGACGCCAAGCACGGGATCTGGAAGGCCGCACCGCTCGCCGACTGGAGCGACAGAGACATCTGGCGCTACATCCACGAGCACGATTTGCCGTACAACCCGCTCCACGACCGCGGCTACGCCTCGATCGGCTGCACGCACTGCACGCTGCCCGCAGCGGACCGCAGCGGCCGCTGGGCCGGCAACGGCAAGGTCGAGTGCGGCCTGCACGGCTGA
- a CDS encoding sulfite exporter TauE/SafE family protein, which yields MDWPLVIAFGLGVGLLVGMTGIGGGSLMTPLLILVLGTAPTTAIGTDLAYAAVTKTVGGWRHWRRGSVDMTIALWLAVGSIPGALGGVQVLHVLEKALGGDSFDTFLLTLVAGALFVTGIAVLARALFMSSGGERVTIEDFDTRHKVAAVIVGVGVGFVLGLTSAGSGALIAVALIMIFRLTPIRVVGTDVFHAALLLWVASIAHFFSGNVDLALAGNILIGSIPGVWIGSNLAFKMPENALRPTLGIVLLAAGMALLKKAGVADYPVYVIFLVPAAVAVAAYFLNRSRSRRGAQASAHLATNDPATEH from the coding sequence ATGGACTGGCCCCTCGTCATCGCGTTCGGCCTCGGCGTCGGTCTGCTCGTCGGCATGACCGGCATCGGCGGCGGCTCGCTCATGACTCCGCTGCTGATCCTCGTGCTCGGCACCGCCCCGACGACGGCGATCGGCACCGATCTCGCGTACGCGGCCGTCACCAAGACTGTCGGCGGCTGGCGCCACTGGCGCCGCGGTAGCGTCGACATGACGATCGCGCTGTGGCTCGCCGTCGGCTCGATCCCCGGCGCCCTCGGCGGCGTGCAGGTCCTGCACGTGCTGGAGAAGGCGCTCGGCGGCGACAGCTTCGACACGTTCCTGCTGACGCTCGTCGCCGGCGCGCTGTTCGTCACCGGCATCGCCGTGCTCGCCCGCGCGCTGTTCATGAGCAGCGGCGGGGAGCGCGTCACGATCGAGGACTTCGACACACGCCACAAGGTCGCCGCGGTGATCGTCGGCGTCGGCGTCGGCTTCGTGCTCGGCCTCACCTCGGCCGGCAGCGGCGCGCTGATCGCCGTCGCGCTGATCATGATCTTCCGCCTCACGCCGATCCGCGTCGTCGGCACCGACGTCTTCCACGCCGCCCTGCTGCTGTGGGTCGCGTCGATCGCCCACTTCTTCAGCGGCAACGTCGACCTCGCGCTCGCCGGCAACATCCTGATCGGCTCGATCCCCGGCGTCTGGATCGGCTCCAACCTCGCGTTCAAGATGCCCGAGAACGCGCTCCGGCCGACCTTGGGGATCGTCCTGCTCGCAGCGGGTATGGCCCTGCTGAAGAAGGCCGGCGTTGCGGACTATCCGGTATATGTCATCTTCCTCGTGCCCGCCGCCGTGGCGGTCGCGGCCTACTTCCTGAACCGCTCGCGCAGTCGCAGAGGCGCGCAAGCGAGCGCCCACCTCGCCACCAACGACCCAGCCACCGAACACTGA
- the cysD gene encoding sulfate adenylyltransferase subunit CysD — protein MTYELSHLDALEAEAIHIMREVAAELERPVLLFSGGKDSIVLLRLAEKAFRPGRFPFPVMHVDTGHNFPEVIEYRDRRVAEIGERLIVASVQESIDKGRVVEDTGPRASRNRLQTVTLLDAIEEHGFDAAFGGARRDEERARAKERIFSFRDDFGQWDPKAQRPELWALYNGRVRKGEHVRVFPISNWTELDVWQYIEREELELPAIYFAHEREVFARDGMLYAAFDFMERFEHETVFTETVRYRTVGDISCTGAVRSTAATLESVVAEIAATDITERGQTRADDRATEAAMEDRKREGYF, from the coding sequence ATGACCTACGAGCTTTCCCACCTGGACGCCCTCGAAGCGGAGGCGATCCACATCATGCGCGAGGTCGCCGCCGAGCTGGAGCGTCCCGTGCTGCTCTTCTCGGGCGGCAAGGACTCGATCGTGCTGCTGCGGCTCGCCGAGAAGGCGTTCCGCCCCGGCCGCTTCCCGTTCCCCGTGATGCACGTCGACACGGGCCACAACTTCCCCGAGGTCATCGAATACCGTGACCGCCGCGTCGCCGAGATCGGCGAACGCCTGATCGTCGCCTCCGTGCAGGAGTCGATCGACAAGGGCCGCGTCGTCGAGGACACCGGGCCGCGCGCCTCGCGCAACCGCCTCCAGACCGTCACGCTGCTCGACGCGATCGAGGAGCACGGCTTCGACGCCGCCTTCGGCGGCGCCCGCCGCGACGAGGAGCGCGCCCGCGCGAAGGAGCGGATCTTCTCCTTCCGCGACGACTTCGGCCAGTGGGACCCGAAGGCCCAGCGCCCCGAGCTGTGGGCGCTCTACAACGGCCGCGTCCGCAAGGGCGAGCACGTGCGCGTCTTCCCGATCTCGAACTGGACCGAGCTGGACGTGTGGCAGTACATCGAGCGCGAGGAGCTGGAGCTGCCGGCGATCTACTTCGCGCACGAGCGCGAGGTGTTCGCACGCGACGGGATGCTCTACGCCGCGTTCGACTTCATGGAGCGGTTCGAGCACGAGACCGTCTTCACCGAGACCGTCCGCTACCGCACCGTCGGCGACATCAGCTGCACCGGCGCGGTCCGCTCGACGGCCGCGACACTGGAGAGCGTCGTCGCGGAGATCGCGGCGACGGACATCACCGAACGAGGCCAGACGCGCGCGGACGACCGCGCGACCGAGGCCGCGATGGAAGACCGCAAGCGAGAGGGCTACTTCTGA
- a CDS encoding sulfate adenylyltransferase subunit 1 has protein sequence MAATATMNGRPGDGGVETTELLRFATAGSVDDGKSTLIGRLLHDAKSILADQLAHVKETSERRGDGELNLALLTDGLRAEREQGITIDVAYRSFQTDKRRFIIADCPGHEQYTRNMVTGASTADLSLVLVDARNGLVRQSRRHAAISALLRTPHLVVCVNKMDLVDYDESVFDAIVADFKQWSAAFDGFADITFIPISALKGDNVVDRSENMPWFDGEPLLHHLETVQIAGDRNLDDWRFPVQWVVRPQNDEQHHDYRGYAGQVAGGVLTPGEEVVVLPSGRTTRLAAIDTIDGPLDVAFPPQSVTLLLEDDLDVSRGDLIARPSDAPTVARELEAVVCWMADAPLKPGGRYAIKHTTRAVRGIVDGLDWRLDVETLDRVPQADSLSLNEIGHVKLRLSAPLAFDSYERNRDTGSFILIDESTNDTVGAGLIVVPQD, from the coding sequence ATGGCCGCGACGGCGACGATGAACGGGCGCCCGGGAGACGGGGGCGTCGAGACGACCGAGCTGCTGCGGTTCGCCACGGCCGGCTCTGTCGACGATGGCAAGAGCACGCTGATCGGTCGGCTGCTGCACGACGCGAAGTCGATCCTCGCCGATCAGCTCGCGCACGTGAAGGAGACGAGCGAGCGGCGCGGCGACGGCGAGCTGAACCTCGCGCTCCTGACCGACGGCCTGCGCGCCGAGCGCGAGCAGGGCATCACGATCGACGTGGCGTACCGCTCCTTCCAGACCGACAAGCGGCGCTTCATCATCGCCGACTGCCCCGGCCACGAGCAGTACACGCGCAACATGGTGACGGGCGCCTCGACGGCCGACCTCTCGCTCGTGCTCGTCGACGCCCGCAACGGGCTCGTCAGACAGTCGCGCCGCCACGCCGCGATCTCCGCGTTGCTGCGGACGCCGCACCTCGTCGTCTGCGTCAACAAGATGGACCTCGTCGACTACGACGAGTCGGTCTTCGACGCGATCGTCGCCGACTTCAAGCAGTGGTCGGCGGCGTTCGACGGCTTCGCCGACATCACCTTCATCCCGATCTCCGCGCTGAAGGGCGACAACGTCGTCGACCGCTCGGAGAACATGCCGTGGTTCGACGGCGAGCCGCTGCTGCACCACCTCGAGACGGTGCAGATCGCCGGCGACCGCAACCTCGACGACTGGCGCTTCCCCGTCCAGTGGGTCGTCCGCCCGCAGAACGACGAGCAGCACCACGACTACCGCGGCTACGCCGGACAGGTCGCCGGCGGCGTGCTGACGCCCGGTGAGGAGGTCGTCGTGCTGCCATCCGGCCGCACGACGCGGCTCGCCGCGATCGACACGATCGACGGCCCGCTCGACGTCGCCTTCCCGCCGCAGTCGGTCACGCTGCTGCTGGAGGACGACCTCGACGTCTCGCGCGGCGACCTGATCGCGCGGCCGAGTGACGCGCCGACGGTGGCGCGCGAGCTGGAGGCCGTCGTCTGCTGGATGGCCGACGCGCCGCTGAAGCCGGGCGGGCGCTACGCGATCAAGCACACGACGCGCGCCGTGCGCGGCATCGTCGACGGGCTCGACTGGCGTCTCGACGTCGAGACGCTCGACCGCGTCCCGCAGGCCGACAGCCTGTCGCTGAACGAGATCGGCCACGTCAAGCTGCGCCTCAGCGCGCCGCTCGCGTTCGACTCCTACGAGCGCAACCGCGACACCGGCAGCTTCATCCTGATCGACGAGTCGACGAACGACACCGTCGGCGCCGGCTTGATCGTCGTCCCGCAGGACTGA
- a CDS encoding phosphatase PAP2 family protein: MESSSARVDRPRAQPSWLRALRLLGPLVWVVATIAFVAFEGLPLTRDWIAGWVLLGLLAFSLGDLSGGWLRGVILDWLPFFGILALYDLLRGAADGLIFEPFFLPQIDIDKFLFGGTVPTVWLQEHLYDPGTLPWYGVTAWIVYMSHFFATPLLAGVLWKIDRMRFRRFAVSVGALALLGFATYALFPAAPPWMAAQQGLIGPTARVIPEIWGQLGIPARFGVVGTGYQYANDVAAVPSLHAAYSLLIALELWPGFALRVPRRRAEGTGARGNSRVLGVLVRVLIVAYPLTMAFALVYSGEHYVVDILLGWIYAAVVYYGVRRAFARWAARRDDADSATSASFPPPTV; encoded by the coding sequence ATGGAGTCGAGCAGCGCACGCGTGGACAGGCCGCGCGCTCAGCCGTCGTGGCTGCGTGCGCTGCGCCTGCTCGGCCCGCTCGTCTGGGTCGTCGCGACGATCGCCTTCGTCGCGTTCGAGGGGCTGCCGCTGACGCGCGACTGGATCGCCGGCTGGGTCCTGCTCGGCCTGCTGGCGTTCTCGCTCGGCGACCTCAGCGGCGGCTGGCTGCGCGGCGTGATCCTCGACTGGCTGCCGTTCTTCGGCATCCTCGCGCTGTACGACCTGCTGCGCGGCGCGGCCGACGGGCTGATCTTCGAGCCGTTCTTCCTGCCGCAGATCGACATCGACAAGTTCCTCTTCGGCGGGACCGTGCCGACCGTCTGGCTGCAGGAGCATCTCTACGACCCCGGCACGCTGCCGTGGTACGGGGTGACCGCGTGGATCGTCTACATGTCGCACTTCTTCGCGACGCCGCTGCTGGCCGGCGTCCTCTGGAAGATCGACCGCATGCGCTTCCGCCGCTTCGCCGTCAGCGTCGGCGCGCTCGCGCTGCTCGGCTTCGCGACTTACGCGCTGTTCCCCGCGGCGCCACCGTGGATGGCGGCGCAGCAGGGGCTGATCGGCCCGACGGCGCGCGTGATCCCCGAGATATGGGGCCAGCTCGGGATCCCCGCGAGATTCGGCGTCGTCGGGACCGGCTACCAGTACGCCAACGATGTCGCCGCGGTCCCGTCGCTGCACGCCGCCTACTCGCTGCTGATCGCCTTGGAGCTCTGGCCGGGCTTCGCCTTGCGAGTTCCACGCCGTCGCGCCGAGGGCACCGGCGCGCGTGGGAACTCGCGGGTGCTGGGAGTCCTGGTGCGGGTCCTGATCGTCGCCTATCCGCTGACGATGGCGTTCGCGCTCGTCTACAGCGGCGAGCACTACGTCGTCGACATCCTGCTCGGCTGGATCTACGCCGCCGTCGTCTACTACGGGGTGCGCCGGGCCTTCGCGCGGTGGGCCGCACGCCGCGACGACGCCGACAGCGCCACATCGGCGTCCTTTCCGCCCCCCACCGTCTAA
- a CDS encoding acetyl-CoA carboxylase biotin carboxylase subunit, which translates to MFTKILIANRGEIAVRVIRACEEMGIASVAVYSELDRDALHVRRADEAYLIGPGPAAESYLRVDKILEVAKRSGAEAIHPGYGFLAENAAFAAACEEAGITFIGPPASAIDAMGSKTAARDLMKKAGVPIVPGTTEPVADVKSARRIIERTIGFPVAVKAAGGGGGKGFRVALTDDELEAAFEGAAREGEKFFSDATVYLERYLPDPRHVEVQVLADRHGTVIHLGERDCSVQRRHQKLIEESPAPAVDEELRQKIGKIATDAAAAVHYVGAGTIEGLLQDGEYYFLEMNTRVQVEHCVTEMTTGVDIVKEGIRAAAGEPLSIAQEDVQLRGHAIECRINAEDASKNFAPAPGRIGAYREPSGPGVRVDSGVGPGGEVSPMYDPMVAKLIVWDVDRESATRRMLRALSEYEITELKTLIPFHTALLATRQWGNAETCRDLVEDRKWLRELAFPPPTPSDDEDDPKVEQTYTVEVSGRRFDVRVIGAPFAGGGAGSLNGSGPAGAAKKPRRERKSGGGGGGADTLPSPMQGNMWRVKVKQGDTVEEGQLLCIIEAMKMENEITAHKAGVIAEIPITEGAAIGAGDTIAVIRSPPAAE; encoded by the coding sequence GTGTTCACGAAGATCCTGATCGCCAACCGCGGTGAGATCGCGGTTCGCGTGATCCGCGCCTGCGAGGAGATGGGCATCGCGTCCGTCGCCGTCTATTCGGAGCTCGATCGCGACGCGCTCCACGTCCGCCGCGCCGACGAGGCGTACCTGATCGGGCCCGGCCCGGCGGCCGAGTCCTACCTGAGAGTCGACAAGATCCTCGAGGTCGCCAAGAGATCCGGCGCCGAGGCGATTCACCCCGGCTACGGCTTCCTGGCGGAGAACGCGGCGTTCGCCGCGGCCTGCGAGGAAGCCGGCATCACGTTCATCGGCCCGCCCGCCAGCGCGATCGACGCGATGGGCTCGAAGACCGCCGCGCGCGACCTGATGAAGAAGGCCGGCGTCCCGATCGTGCCCGGCACGACCGAGCCGGTGGCGGACGTGAAATCAGCGCGCAGAATCATCGAGAGAACGATCGGCTTCCCGGTCGCGGTGAAGGCGGCGGGCGGCGGCGGGGGCAAGGGCTTCCGCGTCGCGCTGACCGACGACGAGCTGGAGGCCGCCTTCGAGGGCGCCGCGCGCGAAGGCGAGAAGTTCTTCTCCGATGCGACCGTCTACCTCGAGCGCTATCTGCCCGACCCGCGCCACGTCGAGGTGCAGGTGCTGGCCGACCGTCACGGCACCGTGATCCACCTCGGCGAGCGCGACTGCTCGGTCCAGCGCCGCCACCAGAAGCTGATCGAGGAGTCTCCCGCCCCGGCCGTGGACGAGGAACTCCGCCAGAAGATCGGCAAGATCGCGACCGACGCGGCCGCCGCCGTCCACTACGTCGGTGCCGGCACGATCGAGGGCCTGCTGCAGGACGGGGAGTACTACTTCCTCGAGATGAACACGCGCGTCCAGGTCGAGCACTGCGTGACCGAGATGACGACGGGCGTCGACATCGTCAAGGAGGGCATCCGCGCCGCCGCCGGCGAGCCGCTGTCGATCGCGCAGGAGGACGTGCAGCTGCGCGGCCACGCGATCGAGTGCCGCATCAACGCCGAGGACGCGTCGAAGAACTTCGCGCCCGCGCCGGGCAGAATCGGCGCCTACCGCGAGCCGTCGGGACCGGGCGTGCGCGTCGACTCGGGCGTCGGCCCGGGCGGCGAGGTCTCGCCGATGTACGACCCGATGGTGGCGAAGCTGATCGTCTGGGACGTCGACCGCGAGTCGGCGACGAGACGGATGCTGCGCGCGCTGTCGGAGTACGAGATCACCGAGCTGAAGACGCTGATCCCGTTCCACACGGCGCTGCTCGCGACGAGACAGTGGGGCAACGCGGAGACGTGCCGCGACCTCGTCGAGGACCGCAAGTGGCTCAGAGAGCTGGCGTTCCCGCCGCCGACGCCGAGCGACGACGAGGACGACCCGAAGGTCGAGCAGACCTACACGGTCGAGGTCTCCGGCCGCCGCTTCGACGTCAGAGTGATCGGCGCGCCGTTCGCGGGCGGCGGCGCAGGGTCGCTGAACGGCAGCGGCCCGGCGGGCGCCGCGAAGAAGCCGCGCCGCGAGCGCAAGAGCGGCGGTGGCGGCGGTGGCGCGGACACGCTCCCCTCACCGATGCAGGGCAACATGTGGAGAGTCAAGGTGAAGCAGGGCGACACGGTCGAGGAGGGCCAGCTGCTCTGCATCATCGAGGCGATGAAGATGGAGAACGAGATCACCGCCCACAAGGCCGGCGTGATCGCCGAGATCCCCATCACCGAGGGCGCCGCGATCGGCGCGGGCGACACGATCGCGGTCATCAGATCGCCGCCCGCGGCGGAGTAG